From the genome of Globicephala melas chromosome 11, mGloMel1.2, whole genome shotgun sequence, one region includes:
- the PBX2 gene encoding pre-B-cell leukemia transcription factor 2, whose product MDERLLGPPPPGGGRGGLGLVGGEPGAPGEPPGGGDPGGSSGGVPGGRGKQDIGDILQQIMTITDQSLDEAQAKKHALNCHRMKPALFSVLCEIKEKTGLSIRSSQEEEPVDPQLMRLDNMLLAEGVAGPEKGGGSAAAAAAAAASGGGVSPDNSIEHSDYRSKLAQIRHIYHSELEKYEQACNEFTTHVMNLLREQSRTRPVAPKEMERMVGIIHRKFSAIQMQLKQSTCEAVMILRSRFLDARRKRRNFSKQATEVLNEYFYSHLSNPYPSEEAKEELAKKCGITVSQVSNWFGNKRIRYKKNIGKFQEEANIYAVKTAVSVTQGGHSRTSSPTPPSSAGSGGSFNLSGSGDMFLGMPGLNGDSYSASQVESLRHSMGPGGYGDNLGGGQMYSPREMRANGGWQEAVTPSSVTSPTEGPGSVHSDTSN is encoded by the exons ATGGACGAGCGGCTGCTGGGGCCGCCCCCTCCAGGCGGGGGCCGGGGGGGCCTTGGATTGGTGGGTGGGGAGCCTGGGGCCCCTGGCGAACCTCCCGGTGGTGGAGACCCCGGTGGGAGTAGCGGGGGGGTCCCGGGAGGCCGAGGGAAGCAAGACATCGGGGACATTCTGCAGCAGATAATGACCATCACCGACCAGAGCCTGGACGAGGCCCAGGCCAA GAAACACGCCCTAAACTGCCACCGAATGAAGCCTGCTCTCTTTAGCGTCCTGTGTGAAATCAAGGAGAAAACTG GCCTCAGCATTCGAAGCTCCCAAGAGGAGGAGCCTGTGGACCCACAGCTGATGCGCTTGGACAACATGCTTCTGGCAGAGGGTGTGGCCGGGCCTGAGAAAGGGGGTGGCTCAGCCGCAGCAGCTGCGGCCGCCGCAGCCTCCGGAGGCGGCGTGTCCCCTGACAACTCCATCGAACACTCGGACTATCGCAGCAAACTTGCCCAGATCCGCCACATTTACCACTCGGAGCTGGAGAAGTATGAGCAG GCGTGTAACGAGTTCACAACCCACGTCATGAACCTGCTGAGGGAGCAGAGCCGCACGCGGCCCGTGGCGCCCAAGGAGATGGAGCGCATGGTGGGCATCATTCACCGGAAGTTCAGCGCCATCCAGATGCAGCTGAAGCAGAGCACCTGCGAGGCCGTCATGATCCTGCGCTCCCGCTTCCTGGACGCCAG ACGGAAACGCCGTAACTTCAGCAAACAGGCCACTGAGGTCCTGAATGAGTATTTCTACTCCCACCTGAGTAACCCATACCCTAGTGAGGAGGCAAAGGAGGAGCTCGCCAAGAAGTGCGGGATCACCGTCTCTCAG GTCTCCAACTGGTTTGGCAACAAGCGGATTCGctataagaaaaatattggaaAGTTCCAAGAGGAGGCAAACATCTATGCCGTCAAGACCGCTGTGTCAGTCACCCAGGGAGGCCACAGCCGCACCAGCTCCCCGACGCCCCCTTCCTCCGCAG GCTCTGGCGGCTCTTTCAATCTCTCAGGATCCGGTGACATGTTTCTGGGGATGCCCGGGCTCAACGGAGATTCCTACTCTGCCTCCCAG GTGGAATCACTCCGACACTCGATGGGGCCAGGGGGCTACGGGGATAACCTCGGGGGAGGCCAGATGTATAGCCCTCGGGAAATGAGG GCAAACGGTGGCTGGCAGGAGGCTGTGACCCCGTCCTCAGTGACATCCCCGACAGAGGGACCAGGGAGCGTTCATTCTGACACTTCCAACTGA
- the NOTCH4 gene encoding neurogenic locus notch homolog protein 4, whose translation MAQPNGYFCQCTPGYSGQNCSKEPDACQSQPCHNHGTCTPKPGGFHCACPPGFVGLRCEGDVDECLDQPCNPTGTAACHSLANAFYCQCLPGHTGQWCEVELDPCQSQPCSHGGSCEATAGPPPGFTCHCPQGFEGPTCSHRAPSCGLHHCHHGGLCLPSHKPGFPPRCACLSGYGGPDCLTPPIPPGCGPPSPCLHNGSCSETPGLGGPGFRCSCPPSSPGPRCQRPGAKGCEGRSGDGACDAGCSGPGGNWDGGDCSLGVPDPWKGCPSHSRCWLLFRDGQCHPQCDSEECLFDGYDCETPPACTPAYDQYCRDHFHNGHCEKGCNTAECGWDGGDCRPEDGDSEWGPSLALLVVLSPSTLDQQLLALARVLSLTLRVGLWVRKDRDGRNMVYPYPGAQAEEELGGAPDPSHHERATPQTQPTGKETDSLSTGFVVVMDVDLSHCGPDHPASRCPWDPGLLLRFLAAMAAVGALEPLLPGPLLAAHPRAGTEPPANQLPWPVLCSPVAGVLLLALGALLVLQLIRRKRREHGALWLPPGFTRRSQTQPVPRRRRPPLGEDSIGLKALKPEAEVDEDGVVMCSGPKEGEEADQAEEMASPSKCQLWPLSSDCQELPQAAMLTPPQDSEMDVPDVDTRGPDGVTPLMSAVCCGGVEPRTYQETWLGSPEPWEPLLGGGACPQVHTVGTGETPLHLAARFSRPTAARRLLEAGANPNQPDRAGRTPLHTAVAADAREVCQLLLRSRQTAIDARTEDGTTALMLAARLAVEDLVEELIAAQADVGARDKWGKTALHWAAAVNNARAARSLLQAGADKDALDGREQTPLFLAAREGAMEVAQLLLGLGAARGLRDQAGLAPGDIARQRNHWDLLTLLEGAGPPEARHKATPGRGAGALQRARTASGSVPPHGGGAQPRCRTLSAGAYPQARTLSVDLAAHGGGAYSHCRSLSKGAGEGPPLRGRRFSAGMRGPPSNPAIVRGRSGVAAGSGGVASAVDWPCDWVALGACGPASNTPIPPPCLTPSPERGSPQVAWGPPAHQVIPLNAGGEGEK comes from the exons ATGGCCCAACCTAATGGTTATTTCTGCCAG TGTACACCAGGCTACAGTGGACAGAACTGCTCAAAGGAACCTGACGCTTGTCAATCCCAGCCCTGTCACAACCATGGAACGTGCACCCCCAAACCTGGAGGCTTCCACTGTGCCTGCCCTCCAGGCTTTGTGGGGCTGCGCTGTGAGGGGGACGTGGATGAATGTCTGGACCAGCCCTGTAACCCCACAGGCACTGCAGCCTGCCACTCTCTGGCCAATGCCTTCTACTGCCAGTGTCTGCCTGGACACACAG GCCAGTGGTGTGAAGTGGAGCTAGACCCCTGCCAGAGCCAGCCCTGCTCCCACGGAGGGTCTTGTGAGGCCACAGCAGGACCACCCCCAGGATTCACCTGCCACTGCCCCCAG GGTTTTGAAGGCCCCACCTGCAGCCACAGAGCCCCCTCCTGCGGTCTCCATCACTGCCACCACGGTGGCCTGTGTCTGCCCTCCCACAAGCCTGGATTCCCACCCCGCTGTGCCTGCCTCAGTGGCTATGGGGGCCCTGACTGCCTGACCCCACCCATCCCTCCAGGCTGTGGCCCTCCTTCTCCATGCCTACACAATGGCAGCTGCTCAgagacccctgggctggggggccCAGGCTTTCGATGCTCCTGCCCTCCCAGCTCTCCAGGGCCCCGGTGTCAGAGGCCTGGAGCAAAGGGATGTGAGGGCAGAAGTGGAGATGGGGCCTGCGACGCTGGCTGCAGCGGCCCAGGAGGAAATTGGGATGGTGGGGACTGCTCCCTGGGGGTCCCAGACCCCTGGAAGGGCTGCCCCTCTCATTCTCGGTGCTGGCTTCTCTTCCGGGATGGGCAGTGCCATCCACAGTGTGACTCTGAAGAGTGTTTGTTTGACGGCTATGACTGTGAGACTCCTCCAGCCTGCAC TCCAGCCTATGACCAGTACTGCCGTGATCACTTCCACAATGGACACTGTGAGAAGGGCTGCAACACTGCAGAATGTGGCTGGGATGGGGGCGACTGCAGGCCCGAAGACGGGGATTCGGAGTGGGGGCCCTCCCTGGCCCTGCTGGTGGTGCTGAGCCCCTCAACCCTGGACCAGCAGCTGCTTGCCCTGGCCCGGGTGCTGTCCCTGACTCTGAGGGTAGGGCTTTGGGTAAGGAAAGATAGGGATGGCAGGAACATGGTGTACCCCTATCCTGGAGCCCAGGCCGAAGAGGAGCTAGGAGGAGCCCCAGACCCCTCTCACCATGAGAGAGCAACCCCTCAAACACAGCCTACAGGCAAGGAGACGGACTCCCTCAGCACTGG GTTTGTGGTGGTGATGGATGTGGACTTGTCCCACTGTGGCCCCGACCATCCTGCATCCCGCTGTCCCTGGGACCCTGGGCTCCTGCTCCGCTTCCTTGCTGCGATGGCCGCAGTGGGGGCCCTGGAGCCCCTACTGCCAGGACCCCTGCTGGCTGCCCACCCTCGTGCAGGCACCG AGCCGCCCGCCAACCAGCTTCCCTGGCCTGTACTGTGCTCGCCGGTGGCCGGGGTGCTTCTCCTGGCCCTCGGGGCTCTTCTCGTCCTCCAGCTCATCCGCCGGAAGCGCCGAGAGCATGGGGCCCTCTGGCTGCCCCCTGGGTTCACTCGAAGGTCTCAGACTCAGCCAGTTCCCCGCCGACGCCGGCCCCCGCTGGGCGAGGACAGCATCGGCCTCAA GGCACTGAAACCAGAGGCAGAAGTTGATGAGGATGGAGTTGTGATGTGCTCGGGCCCCAAGGAAGGAGAAGAGGCGGACCAG GCTGAAGAAATGGCCTCACCCTCCAAGTGCCAGCTCTGGCCTCTGAGTAGTGACTGTCAGGAGCTCCCCCAGGCAGCCATGCTGACTCCTCCCCAGGATTCTGAGATGGATGTCCCTGATGTGGACACCCGTGGACCTG ATGGGGTGACACCCCTGATGTCAGCAGTCTGCTGTGGGGGAGTGGAGCCCAGGACCTATCAGGAGACATGGCTGGGAAGCCCTGAGCCCTGGGAACCTCTGCTGGGTGGAGGGGCCTGTCCCCAGGTTCACACCGTGGGCACTGGGGAGACTCCCCTGCACCTGGCTGCTCGATTCTCCCGGCCAACTGCTGCCCGCCGCCTCCTTGAGGCAGGAGCCAACCCCAACCAGCCAGACCGGGCAGGGCGCACCCCGCTTCACACCGCTGTGGCCGCTGATGCTCGGGAGGTTTGCCAG ctcTTACTCCGCAGCAGACAGACTGCAATAGATGCGCGGACAGAGGATGGGACCACAGCCCTGATGCTGGCCGCCAGGCTAGCTGTTGAGGACCTGGTTGAAGAACTGATTGCAGCCCAAGCAGATGTGGGGGCCAGAGATAAATGGG GAAAAACCGCGCTGCACTGGGCCGCCGCCGTGAACAACGCCCGGGCCGCCCGCTCCCTTCTCCAGGCCGGAGCCGATAAAGACGCACTGGACGGCAGG GAGCAGACGCCGCTGTTCCTGGCGGCCCGAGAAGGAGCCATGGAGGTAGCCCAGCTGCTGCTGGGGCTGGGAGCCGCCCGAGGGCTGCGGGACCAAGCCGGGCTAGCGCCCGGGGACATCGCACGCCAGCGCAACCACTGGGATCTGCTGACGCTGCTGGAAGGGGCGGGACCACCGGAAGCTCGTCACAAAGCGACGCCAGGCCGCGGCGCCGGCGCCTTGCAGCGCGCGCGGACTGCATCAGGAAGCGTGCCCCCGCATGGGGGCGGGGCTCAGCCGCGCTGCCGGACGCTGTCAGCCGGAGCCTATCCTCAAGCCCGGACTTTGTCCGTAGACTTGGCCGCCCATGGGGGCGGGGCCTATTCGCACTGCCGAAGCCTATCGAAAGGAGCAGGAGAAGGCCCGCCCCTCCGCGGCCGTAGGTTTTCTGCAGGCATGCGCGGGCCTCCGTCCAACCCTGCAATAGTGCGAGGAAGATCCGGGGTCGCGGCCGGGAGCGGGGGTGTGGCCTCAGCTGTTGACTGGCCCTGCGATTGGGTGGCTCTAGGAGCCTGCGGCCCCGCCTCTAACACTCCAATCCCGCCTCCTTGCCTCACTCCGTCCCCTGAGCGGGGATCCCCTCAAGTTGCATGGGGTCCCCCAGCCCACCAAGTAATACCCTTAAATGCGGGAGGCGAGGGTGAGAAATAA
- the GPSM3 gene encoding G-protein-signaling modulator 3, giving the protein MEAERPQEEEDGEQHQGPHQDEHGWPTVNTSNRPWRSAPPSPPPPGSRHTALGPRSASLLSLQTELLLDLVAEAQSRRLEEQRATFHPPQNRPSLGQAPPRPLEDREQLYSTILSHQSQRMEAQRSEPPLPPGGQELLELLLRVQGGGRMEEQRSQPPPHTC; this is encoded by the exons ATGGAGGCTGAGAGACCCCAGGAAGAAGAGGATGGCGAGCAG CATCAGGGCCCCCATCAGGATGAGCATGGCTGGCCCACTGTGAACACCAGCAATCGGCCTTGGCGATCTGCTCCTCcgtcccctcctcctccagggtcCCGCCACACAG ccctggggcccCGCTCGGCCTCCCTGCTCTCCCTGCAGACTGAGCTCCTTCTGGACCTGGTGGCTGAGGCCCAGTCCCGCCGCCTAGAAGAGCAGAGGGCCACCTTCCATCCCCCCCAGAACCGTCCAAGCCTAGGCCAAGCCCCGCCCCGGCCTCTTGAGGACAGAGAACAGCTCTACAGCACCATCCTCAGTCACCAG AGCCAGCGGATGGAAGCCCAGCGGTCAGAGCCTCCCTTACCCCCAGGGGGACAGGAGCTCCTGGAGTTGCTGCTGAGAGTTCAGGGTGGGGGTCGAATGGAGGAGCAAAGGTCCcagccccccccacacacctgcTGA